A stretch of Telopea speciosissima isolate NSW1024214 ecotype Mountain lineage chromosome 11, Tspe_v1, whole genome shotgun sequence DNA encodes these proteins:
- the LOC122644639 gene encoding ubiquinol oxidase 2, mitochondrial-like gives MLRGSRMAGQLVKQFGPRLFSTATLGEPATEILTGTSTLFHTTTKVVPVRTSVAWIRFPTVGVRHGSTLTLNKEGEEKEVKTSSAGGEPEEKGITSYWGIAPSKITKGDGTDWKWTCFRPWETYKANVSIDLNKHHAPTTFLDKLAYWTVKVLRYPTDLFFQTRYGCRAMMLETVAAVPGMVGGMLLHCKSLRRFEHSGGWIRALLEEAENERMHLLTFMEVSQPRWYERALVFTVQGVFFNAYFLGYMISPKFAHRVVGYLEEEAIHSYTEFLKELDKGNIENVPAPAIAIDYWQMPPDSTLRDVVLVVRADEAHHRDVNHFASDIHYQGHELKQAPAPLGYH, from the exons ATGTTGAGGGGTTCGAGGATGGCCGGGCAGCTGGTTAAGCAGTTTGGACCACGGCTCTTTTCCACGGCAACCCTTGGCGAACCGGCTACTGAAATTCTGACCGGGACTTCTACTTTGTTCCACACAACAACAAAGGTCGTTCCAGTTCGAACCAGCGTGGCCTGGATCAGGTTCCCAACAGTTGGTGTACGGCATGGCAGTACATTGACCTTGaacaaagaaggagaagaaaaagaagtgaaaaCCTCTTCTGCCGGAGGTGAACCAGAGGAGAAAGGGATCACTAGCTACTGGGGCATAGCTCCTTCTAAGATTACGAAGGGGGATGGCACGGATTGGAAGTGGACCTGCTTCAGG CCATGGGAGACGTACAAAGCGAATGTTTCGATCGATCTCAACAAGCACCACGCCCCAACTACGTTCTTGGATAAATTAGCTTACTGGACTGTCAAGGTTCTCCGATACCCAACTGATCTCTTTTTCCAG ACACGATACGGTTGCCGGGCTATGATGCTTGAAACAGTGGCAGCCGTGCCAGGCATGGTTGGAGGAATGCTTTTGCACTGCAAGTCTCTTAGGCGATTCGAACACAGCGGAGGATGGATTAGAGCACTTTTAGAAGAAGCAGAGAATGAGCGAATGCATCTCTTGACATTCATGGAGGTTTCTCAGCCAAGGTGGTACGAACGAGCTCTTGTTTTCACAGTTCAAGGAGTGTTCTTCAATGCTTATTTCTTGGGTTACATGATCTCTCCCAAATTCGCTCACCGAGTTGTTGGATACTTGGAAGAAGAAGCGATTCACTCGTACACCGAGTTCTTGAAAGAACTTGACAAAGGTAATATTGAGAATGTACCAGCACCTGCTATTGCCATCGATTACTGGCAGATGCCACCTGACTCCACACTCCGTGATGTCGTGTTGGTCGTGAGGGCCGATGAGGCGCATCATCGTGACGTTAACCATTTTGCATCG GACATACACTATCAAGGACATGAGCTGAAGCAAGCCCCCGCTCCACTTGGCTATCACTAA